In Ruminococcaceae bacterium BL-6, a genomic segment contains:
- a CDS encoding conserved protein of unknown function (Evidence 4 : Unknown function but conserved in other organisms), with product MDENQKDKNPQENRAQAGLSDDRQTQAGTGPSPETQGDGGQEVSFDYRSAYAPKPKSKSRRRHKKKEPPAERQTEKLNSTLNAAANATVRAVKETAKKVANPPPAVPEAEPEPEMDDFLPEGKTNEDDVLLTKKAAPEPEPGESAPQKISLEDPAELEAEDAAAAAPPKRHGRYRYGIGVGALVIALAFVGIAAIVIGVGRQIYRAATDDSQLRAYDTFLSAIVMQDPEPFESIGEADEEMIMKASLWRAVTVNGADYNNYDDTGRTLVPLGDVVDACHELFGPSCELQPSNPKDETFFEYDGKENVFHVSPYSSQTSFAPYTVSSRRSGSQDVLRVGYVAASDEWRSDTASEVAKPTPVKYMEYVLQKAEDGKTYYVAAIRADDQKK from the coding sequence ATGGACGAAAATCAGAAAGATAAAAATCCACAGGAAAATCGGGCGCAGGCCGGGCTTTCGGATGACCGGCAGACGCAGGCCGGCACCGGCCCATCCCCCGAAACGCAGGGGGATGGCGGCCAGGAGGTTTCTTTCGATTACCGTTCGGCCTATGCTCCCAAACCGAAATCAAAATCGCGCCGCAGGCATAAAAAAAAGGAACCGCCGGCGGAACGGCAGACGGAAAAGCTCAACTCCACGCTGAACGCGGCGGCGAACGCCACGGTGCGCGCGGTGAAGGAAACCGCGAAAAAGGTGGCGAATCCGCCCCCAGCGGTTCCGGAAGCCGAGCCGGAGCCGGAGATGGACGACTTTCTGCCGGAAGGAAAGACGAACGAGGACGACGTCCTTCTGACCAAAAAAGCGGCGCCGGAACCGGAGCCGGGCGAATCCGCGCCTCAGAAGATCTCGCTGGAGGACCCCGCCGAGCTGGAAGCGGAGGATGCCGCGGCGGCCGCGCCCCCGAAACGGCACGGCCGCTACCGCTACGGAATCGGCGTGGGCGCTCTTGTCATTGCGCTGGCGTTTGTGGGGATCGCGGCCATCGTCATCGGCGTCGGCCGGCAGATTTACCGGGCCGCGACGGACGACAGCCAGCTGCGCGCGTACGACACGTTCCTGTCGGCCATCGTCATGCAGGACCCCGAGCCTTTTGAAAGCATCGGCGAAGCCGACGAGGAAATGATCATGAAGGCCTCGCTGTGGCGGGCCGTCACGGTCAACGGAGCGGATTACAACAATTACGACGACACCGGCCGCACGCTGGTGCCGCTGGGCGACGTGGTGGACGCCTGCCACGAGCTGTTCGGCCCGTCGTGCGAGCTTCAGCCGTCCAACCCGAAGGATGAGACCTTCTTTGAATACGACGGCAAGGAGAACGTCTTCCACGTTTCCCCGTACAGCTCCCAGACCAGCTTTGCGCCCTATACGGTCAGCAGCAGGCGCTCCGGCTCCCAGGATGTCCTGAGGGTCGGCTATGTCGCCGCCAGCGACGAATGGCGCAGCGATACGGCCAGCGAGGTCGCAAAGCCCACGCCGGTGAAATATATGGAATATGTGCTGCAGAAGGCCGAGGATGGAAAGACGTATTATGTCGCGGCGATCCGCGCGGACGACCAGAAAAAATAA
- a CDS encoding Glyoxalase-like domain protein — translation MIVKQVLIRIYVHDINTAIEFYEGLFHKKCSSRFRYREVNLELAQVENVLILCGSEKSLEPFRDTKATFLVDSVIEYRDYLLKHGATIIKDLKKVPTGANMTVKHTDGTIVEYVEHN, via the coding sequence ATGATCGTCAAACAGGTATTGATTAGAATCTATGTGCATGATATAAACACCGCAATAGAGTTCTATGAGGGTCTATTTCATAAAAAATGCAGTTCAAGGTTTCGCTATCGGGAAGTAAATCTGGAATTAGCGCAGGTTGAAAACGTTTTGATCCTGTGTGGTTCTGAAAAATCTTTGGAACCCTTTCGTGATACAAAAGCAACGTTTTTGGTTGATTCAGTGATTGAATACAGGGATTATTTATTAAAGCATGGTGCCACAATCATAAAAGATTTGAAAAAAGTACCTACTGGCGCCAACATGACAGTAAAGCATACAGATGGAACGATTGTTGAATATGTTGAGCATAATTAG
- the proA gene encoding gamma-glutamyl phosphate reductase (Evidence 2a : Function from experimental evidences in other organisms; PubMedId : 16958849, 8083159, 21784929, 22720735; Product type e : enzyme), with amino-acid sequence MTELENMGRRAKEAARALATAGPKKDVWLLEIAGALEARRDEILAANRRDLQSAKESGMSEAMLDRLALNPGRIAGMAEGVRQVAAQADPVGRVISGGVRPNGLRIEKVTVPLGVIGMIFEARPNVTSDAAALCLKAGNAIILRGGKEAIRSNTAIVDIMRAAAARAGLPEDGIQLVGDTSHESALGLMNLTEYLDVLIPRGGAGLIRSVTKNSRVPVIETGVGNCHIFVDESADPEMAANIVFNAKTSRPSVCNAVETILVHRASAEQILPLVKKRLDEKNVELRCCERSLRILGGPDERLVPATEEDWETEYSDYILAVKVVDSLDDAIGHIAKYSSGHSEAIVTQSVRSAEEFTARVDSAAVYVNASTRFTDGGEFGLGAEIGISTQKLHARGPMGVNELTSWKFVVVGNGQIRI; translated from the coding sequence ATGACGGAACTGGAGAACATGGGAAGGCGCGCGAAAGAGGCCGCGCGGGCGCTCGCGACTGCGGGCCCGAAAAAGGACGTCTGGCTTCTGGAAATCGCCGGCGCGCTCGAAGCGCGCCGGGACGAAATTCTGGCCGCGAACCGGCGGGACCTTCAGAGCGCGAAGGAAAGCGGCATGAGCGAAGCGATGCTGGACCGGCTCGCCCTGAACCCGGGGCGCATCGCGGGGATGGCGGAGGGGGTGCGCCAGGTGGCCGCCCAGGCCGACCCCGTGGGGCGCGTGATTTCCGGCGGGGTGCGGCCCAACGGCCTTCGGATTGAAAAGGTAACGGTGCCGCTCGGCGTGATCGGCATGATCTTTGAAGCGCGCCCGAACGTGACTTCGGATGCGGCGGCGCTCTGCCTGAAGGCGGGCAACGCGATCATTCTGCGCGGCGGCAAAGAGGCCATCCGTTCCAACACGGCGATTGTCGATATCATGCGGGCCGCCGCCGCAAGGGCCGGCCTGCCGGAGGACGGCATCCAGCTCGTGGGCGATACCAGCCACGAAAGCGCGCTGGGGCTGATGAACCTGACCGAATACCTCGACGTGCTGATCCCTCGCGGCGGGGCGGGCCTGATCCGCTCCGTGACGAAGAACTCCCGCGTGCCGGTCATCGAAACCGGCGTGGGCAACTGCCACATCTTTGTGGATGAAAGCGCCGACCCCGAAATGGCGGCCAACATCGTTTTCAACGCGAAAACCTCCCGCCCTTCGGTCTGCAACGCGGTCGAAACGATTCTGGTGCACCGCGCCTCGGCGGAGCAGATATTGCCGCTCGTCAAAAAGCGGCTGGATGAGAAAAACGTGGAGCTTCGCTGCTGCGAACGCTCCCTGCGGATTCTGGGCGGCCCGGATGAACGGCTTGTCCCGGCGACGGAGGAAGACTGGGAGACGGAGTACTCCGATTATATCCTGGCGGTGAAGGTGGTCGATTCCCTGGACGACGCGATCGGGCACATCGCGAAATACTCCTCCGGGCACAGCGAAGCCATTGTGACACAGAGCGTCCGCAGCGCCGAGGAATTTACGGCGCGCGTCGATTCCGCGGCCGTCTATGTCAACGCCTCCACCCGCTTTACGGATGGCGGCGAGTTCGGGCTGGGCGCGGAGATCGGAATCTCCACCCAGAAGCTTCATGCGCGCGGGCCTATGGGGGTCAACGAGCTGACGTCGTGGAAATTCGTCGTCGTCGGGAACGGGCAGATCAGAATCTAA
- a CDS encoding conserved protein of unknown function (Evidence 4 : Unknown function but conserved in other organisms), with protein MAAYDSNDMQRMQQDAIRRVQEMHTRAQQSLNRIPEPPRPAEPAPKRTAPPPLSRPGHSQAQQPQQEPPPHPEPQAPPAQISREPPDGGQETSLAGLFDGLLQDGERTLILVLILLLVSEKADTSLIFALMYLVI; from the coding sequence ATGGCAGCCTATGACAGCAACGATATGCAGCGGATGCAGCAGGATGCGATCCGGCGCGTCCAGGAAATGCACACCCGCGCCCAGCAGTCCCTCAACCGGATTCCGGAGCCGCCGAGGCCGGCGGAACCGGCCCCGAAGCGGACGGCCCCGCCGCCGCTTTCGCGGCCCGGCCACAGTCAGGCGCAGCAGCCGCAGCAGGAACCGCCGCCCCACCCGGAGCCGCAGGCCCCGCCGGCGCAGATTTCTCGCGAGCCGCCGGACGGCGGGCAGGAAACGTCGCTGGCAGGCCTGTTCGACGGGCTTCTTCAGGACGGCGAACGCACCCTGATTCTGGTGCTGATCCTTCTGCTGGTTTCGGAAAAGGCGGATACCAGCCTGATTTTCGCCCTGATGTACCTCGTGATCTGA
- a CDS encoding conserved protein of unknown function (Evidence 4 : Unknown function but conserved in other organisms): MDDLAGKINELLNSPEGMEQLKSLADSLGLNQSAPSSAAPRQQNQQNQQNPLQGLDLSKLASLLGSAGNSGGGNINAPNPPNQAQNSAPDLSALTSLLSGLSGSSGPAGGGGGAPAGGLAPLAGLLGGGSGLDGDTLKAMLRIAPLLSAFRQEDNSTRLLHALRPLLSAERQKKLDEAARMLQMLRLLPLLKGKGIL; this comes from the coding sequence ATGGATGACCTGGCCGGCAAAATCAATGAGCTGCTCAACAGCCCGGAAGGGATGGAACAACTGAAAAGCCTGGCCGATTCCCTTGGTCTGAACCAGTCCGCGCCTTCATCCGCCGCCCCCCGGCAGCAGAACCAGCAGAATCAGCAGAACCCCCTGCAGGGGCTCGATCTGAGCAAGCTTGCTTCTCTTCTGGGTTCCGCCGGAAATTCCGGCGGCGGGAACATAAATGCGCCGAATCCGCCCAATCAGGCGCAAAACAGCGCGCCCGATCTCAGCGCGCTGACTTCGCTGCTCTCCGGTCTTTCCGGCTCTTCCGGCCCCGCGGGCGGGGGCGGAGGGGCTCCGGCCGGGGGGCTGGCCCCGCTTGCGGGCCTTTTGGGCGGCGGCTCGGGACTGGACGGAGACACGCTGAAAGCCATGCTCCGGATCGCGCCGCTGCTTTCCGCCTTCCGGCAGGAAGACAACAGCACCCGGCTTCTGCACGCGCTTCGTCCGCTTTTGAGCGCCGAGCGCCAGAAAAAGCTGGATGAAGCCGCCCGGATGCTCCAGATGCTTCGCCTGCTCCCCCTGCTGAAGGGGAAGGGAATTCTCTGA
- a CDS encoding Phosphoesterase, with the protein MRILVVSDTHRDGSALRRAVLCQPQAQVVIHLGDGADEASEVRLLHPGKMFLQVCGNCDWGSSLPREGDIVLEHRKIFYTHGHLYGVKYGMEKVKEAARARKADVVLFGHTHRALTEYDRGLYVMNPGSLCGGGATYGILDITDAGIVTNIIKLPDR; encoded by the coding sequence ATGAGAATTTTGGTGGTTTCGGACACGCACAGGGATGGCTCGGCGCTGCGCCGGGCCGTCTTGTGCCAGCCGCAGGCGCAGGTCGTCATTCATCTGGGCGACGGCGCGGATGAGGCTTCCGAAGTGAGGCTGCTGCATCCCGGGAAAATGTTCCTGCAGGTCTGCGGGAACTGCGACTGGGGCTCCAGCCTTCCGCGCGAGGGGGACATCGTTCTGGAGCACAGGAAAATATTTTATACGCATGGTCATCTTTATGGCGTAAAATACGGGATGGAAAAAGTCAAAGAGGCCGCGCGGGCCCGGAAAGCGGACGTCGTACTGTTCGGCCACACGCACCGCGCGCTGACGGAATACGACCGGGGGCTTTATGTGATGAACCCCGGCTCGCTCTGCGGGGGCGGCGCGACCTATGGCATTTTAGACATTACGGATGCCGGAATTGTCACAAATATCATAAAATTACCGGACAGATAG
- the pgcA gene encoding Phosphoglucomutase: protein MKEYERWLNTPLEDPELTKELQSIEGKPEEIRDRFYRNLEFGTGGLRGILGAGTNRMNIYTVRKATQGLANYLNRRKKGGSVAIAHDSRINSDRFAREAACVLAANGITAHLYPQLMPTPALSYAVRYLKCDAGICVTASHNPAQYNGYKAYGSDGCQITLEMADDVLAEINRLDIFDDVRHDDYDTAVRNGLIVPIGPEVADAFLADVKRHSLLKDTRGGLKVVYTPLNGTGKMCVTRILDMIGINDVTIVPEQAEPDGHFPTCPFPNPEIREALQKGLELCEKVKPDLLLATDPDCDRAGIAVRHNGDYVLLTGNEVGVLLMDFVARKRLENGTMPKDPVVISTIVSTDMNDSVAAEYGLKLEKVLTGFKYIGEKIGELEQKGEADRFIFGYEESYGYLSGSYVRDKDAVDASMLICEMTLDYKRAGKTLVDAMNGLYEKYGYYVNKLMNFGFAGEDGMKKMDSIMEHLRREAPAEIAGCRVCGSSDYLLSRRRDGDSVTKIGLPKSNVLEYRMGNGSKLMVRPSGTEPKIKVYLSAKGKTRAESERVIEKLQQAAGPLLGI from the coding sequence ATGAAAGAATATGAAAGATGGTTGAATACGCCCCTGGAGGACCCCGAGCTGACGAAAGAGCTGCAGTCGATCGAGGGGAAGCCGGAGGAGATCAGAGACCGGTTCTACCGCAATCTGGAATTCGGAACGGGGGGCCTGCGCGGCATTTTGGGCGCCGGAACCAACCGTATGAATATTTACACCGTGCGCAAGGCCACACAGGGCCTTGCCAATTACCTGAACCGGCGGAAAAAGGGCGGCTCGGTCGCCATCGCGCACGACAGCCGCATCAACTCCGACCGGTTCGCCCGGGAAGCGGCCTGCGTGCTCGCCGCGAACGGGATCACGGCGCACCTGTACCCCCAGCTGATGCCGACCCCCGCGCTTTCCTATGCGGTGCGGTATCTGAAATGCGACGCGGGCATCTGCGTCACCGCAAGCCACAACCCGGCCCAGTACAACGGCTATAAGGCGTACGGCAGCGACGGCTGCCAGATCACGCTGGAAATGGCGGACGACGTGCTGGCGGAAATCAACCGGCTGGATATTTTCGACGATGTCCGCCACGACGATTACGACACGGCGGTGCGCAACGGCCTGATCGTGCCGATCGGCCCGGAGGTGGCCGACGCGTTTCTGGCCGACGTGAAAAGGCACAGCCTGCTGAAGGACACCCGCGGCGGGCTGAAAGTGGTCTACACGCCGCTGAACGGCACCGGAAAAATGTGCGTCACCCGCATCCTCGACATGATCGGAATCAACGACGTGACGATCGTGCCCGAGCAGGCGGAGCCGGACGGCCATTTTCCGACCTGCCCGTTCCCGAACCCCGAGATCCGCGAGGCGCTTCAGAAGGGCCTGGAGCTGTGCGAAAAGGTGAAGCCGGATCTGCTTCTCGCGACCGACCCCGACTGCGACCGCGCGGGAATCGCGGTGCGCCACAACGGCGATTACGTCCTGCTGACCGGAAACGAGGTCGGCGTGCTCCTGATGGATTTCGTCGCGAGGAAGCGGCTGGAAAACGGCACCATGCCGAAAGACCCCGTCGTCATCAGCACGATCGTCAGCACCGACATGAACGACAGCGTCGCCGCCGAGTACGGCCTGAAGCTGGAGAAAGTCCTCACCGGGTTCAAATACATCGGGGAAAAGATCGGCGAGCTGGAACAGAAGGGCGAAGCCGACCGCTTTATTTTCGGCTACGAAGAGAGCTACGGCTATCTTTCCGGCAGCTATGTGCGCGATAAGGACGCCGTTGACGCCAGCATGCTGATCTGCGAAATGACGCTGGATTACAAGCGCGCCGGAAAGACGCTGGTGGACGCGATGAACGGCCTTTATGAAAAGTACGGGTATTATGTCAACAAGCTGATGAACTTCGGGTTCGCGGGCGAAGACGGCATGAAGAAGATGGATTCCATCATGGAGCACCTGCGCCGCGAAGCGCCTGCGGAGATCGCGGGCTGCCGGGTCTGCGGAAGCAGCGACTACCTGCTGAGCCGGCGCCGCGACGGAGACTCCGTCACCAAAATCGGCCTGCCGAAATCGAACGTGCTGGAATACCGCATGGGAAACGGCAGCAAGCTGATGGTGCGCCCTTCCGGCACGGAGCCGAAGATCAAGGTCTACCTTTCCGCCAAGGGAAAAACCCGCGCGGAATCGGAGCGGGTGATCGAAAAGCTGCAGCAGGCCGCCGGCCCGCTGCTGGGAATTTGA
- a CDS encoding conserved protein of unknown function (Evidence 4 : Unknown function but conserved in other organisms), translating into MPANNEKQVLLNLLAQRLGKKPEELQQQAQNGNLQNLLSGMDPNDAAKLQQVLSDQQAVQKLMSSPQAQALLKKLQNK; encoded by the coding sequence ATGCCAGCAAACAATGAAAAGCAGGTTTTACTGAACCTGCTCGCTCAGCGGCTTGGAAAAAAGCCAGAGGAGCTTCAGCAGCAGGCGCAAAACGGAAACCTGCAAAACCTTCTGAGCGGCATGGACCCGAACGACGCGGCAAAGCTTCAGCAGGTTCTGAGCGACCAGCAGGCCGTGCAGAAGCTGATGAGCTCCCCGCAGGCGCAGGCGCTGCTCAAAAAACTGCAGAACAAGTGA